One genomic window of Punica granatum isolate Tunisia-2019 chromosome 1, ASM765513v2, whole genome shotgun sequence includes the following:
- the LOC116215190 gene encoding serine/threonine-protein phosphatase PP1 isozyme 3-like isoform X1: MEKSVLDSIINRLLEVRSSPGKQVQLPEEQIRQLCVVSRDIFLRQPNLLELEAPVKICGDIHGQYCDLLRLFEYGGFPPRSNYLFLGDYVDRGKQSLETICLLLAYKIKYPGNFFLLRGNHECASVNRIYGFYDDCKRRYSVRLWKIFTDCFNCLPVAALIDDKILCMHGGLSPELRSLNQIRNLRRPTDVPESGLLCDLLWSDPSNDIEGWGPNERGVSCTFGPDRVRAFLREFDLDLICRAHQVVEDGYEFFANRKLVTVFSAPNYCGEFDNAGAMMSIGENLVCSFQILKPAEKKSKFSFVGSATAKIIAPPNKVKTGTADTGSQTIHSSD, translated from the exons TCCGACAGCTCTGTGTCGTGTCTCGGGACATCTTCCTCAGACAGCCCAATCTCTTGGAGCTCGAAGCCCCTGTCAAGATCTGCG GAGATATTCACGGGCAATACTGTGACCTGCTAAGGCTCTTCGAATATGGCGGGTTCCCGCCTCGCTCCAACTACCTATTCCTTGGAGACTATGTAGACCGAGGAAAGCAAAGCCTTGAGACGATATGCCTCCTACTTGCATACAAAATCAAGTATCCCGGGaacttcttccttcttcgGGGCAACCACGAGTGTGCCTCCGTGAACCGAATCTACGGGTTCTATGATGACTGCAAGCGGAGATACAGTGTCCGCCTGTGGAAGATATTCACCGACTGCTTCAACTGCCTCCCCGTGGCCGCACTCATCGATGATAAGATCCTCTGCATGCACGGTGGGCTCTCGCCTGAGCTCCGAAGCTTGAACCAGATAAGGAACTTGAGACGCCCTACTGATGTTCCGGAGAGCGGGTTGCTCTGCGACCTCTTGTGGTCAGATCCTAGTAATGATATCGAGGGGTGGGGTCCGAATGAGAGAGGAGTTTCCTGTACATTCGGGCCCGACCGTGTCAGAGCATTTCTCAGAGAGTTTGATCTCGATCTAATCTGTCGAGCCCATCAG GTCGTGGAGGATGGATATGAGTTCTTTGCCAACAGGAAACTCGTAACCGTATTTTCTGCACCGAATTACTGCGGCGAGTTCGATAATGCTGGTGCTATGATGAGCATTGGCGAGAATCTCGTGTGCTCTTTCCAAATACTGAAGCCTGCAGAAAAGAAGTCCAAGTTCAGCTTTGTCGGCTCAGCAACTGCTAAGATCATTGCGCCACCAAATAAAGTCAAG ACGGGAACGGCGGACACCGGATCCCAGACAATCCATTCCTCAGATTAA